The window AAATCTCAACTATACACTTAGGTAAAAGTATCGCAATATACCCATTAAGCCTTACTTTGAACTTTATTGAAAATCCATCTTAACTTCAAAAAAATAAAAACTCCACTGTTACCAACAAGGTAACAGTGGAGTTTTTAAATTATCCTTTATCTCTTCTCAATAAAACTATGGGCAATATCAGCAGATTGATCACTGATATGCTCTAATTTTTCAAGAGTTTCTAAATAGACAATAGCAGCACCTGGTAAACATGAACCCTGATTTAATCTCTTCATATGTTCTTCACGATATTCTCTTTGTAAATCATCTACATATTGCTCTGCCTGAATCAATTCAGTAGCCAATGAAACATTCTCTTTCTCAATCAATTCATAAGTTTTAGCTAAGATATCTAGTGAGATATCAAAGATATTTTGAATGCTCTCTCTAGCATCTTCAGAGAATTGATTCTTATTATTTAAATGCTCAATAAGCAATTTAGATAATGAGTCTGCATCATCACCGACACTTTCAATAGCATCTATAATAATAAAGTACATATCGATTGTTTTAATATCCTCTTCTGATAAGTTAGCTTGAGGTATCTTAGTTAAGAATACCAATAACTCCTCTTCTAACTCATTAATAATCTCCTCTTTCTTACGAACAGCATCTATTAAGTCTTTATCTTCATTTAAGAAAGCTTCCTTAGCATCTCTAACCATATCAGTAGATATCTCTAACATACGAGCCACTTCACGCTTTAATTGCTCAACTGCTACACTAGGAGTCTCTAACATTCTTTCATCAAGATAGCTTAAGCCGCGTTTAATATCATTATCTTCACCTGGAACGATATAATTTACAATTTTAACAATAAACCCTACAAAAGGTAACCAGATAATTGCATTAATAATGTTAAAAGCCGAATGGGTGTTAGCAATCATTCTAACTGCATTAACCTCATGACCAGCACTTAAAGCTCTGTTAGTAAAGAAGTTCTCTAAAATCCCAGTAAAGTTTGGAATAATATATAAGACTATTAAAAAGACAAGAGAACCAATTACATTAAATACTGTATGGGCTGCAGCAGCACGCTTAGCATTGCGATTAGTCCCAATACTTGATAATATCGCCGTAATAGTAGTACCAATATTATCTCCTAATAGAATCGGTACAGCAGCATGATAATCTAATACCCCTACAGATAATAAACTGATTAAGATACCGATACTAGCACTACTACTTTGTACTAATACAGTCATCACAGTTCCTACTAAAACACCTAAAATAGGACTATGGCTAAAGGTTCTCATCCAATGAACAAAAGCCTCAGACTTTCTCAATGGTTTCATTGTATCCTTCATGATTGTCATTCCTAAAAATAAGATACCAAAGCCTAAAAGAACTTGTCCTAAATGCTTAAGTTTATCATTCTTACTAAATAAGTATAATACAGCACCAATAGCGATTGCATGTAATGAATAATGGCTTAATTTAAAAGAAATTAATTGTGCTGTAATAGTTGTCCCAATATTAGCACCAAAAATTACCCCAATAGACTGTTTTAAAGTCATTAAACCTGCATTAACAAAACCAACTACCATTACCGTAGTAGCACTACTACTTTGAATAATAGCTGTTACTCCAGTCCCCACTAGTAAACCAGCTATACGATTAGTAGTCAATAACCCTATTAATTGCTTTAATTTGTTACCAGCAGACTTTTGTAAGCCATCTCCCATCTGCTTCATTCCATAAATAAAAAGCCCCAAACCACCTAATAAAGAAAATACCATATCTAACGACAAGTAAATCTCTCCTTCCCCAAAATTAAATTCTAAAGGTACAAAATAAATAAGTCCCAAACAAGTTTACTTTTCGACATCAATTTACAAAATCCCTTTATATTTATTTCAAAAGATTTATAACAAAGTAGAAATTGTCCATTATAAATCTTTAAAATCACAAATAAAAGCATATGTACTATGATAAGTTGCTATAATAACTTTATAAATAAAATTAATTTTTATAAATACATACCATCTATTATTATATCATTTTTTGAATTTGGGTCAAGCTAATCAAATTTAATTAATGCTAGTAATTTAACTAATTAAAAAAAAGGCAACTCTAAAGTTGCCTTGAATATAAGTTTGAAATTTACACTACTAACCTTTTATCTACAGCCTTAGCTACTCTATTAAGCTCTTTTATCATCTTAGCAAAATCTTCAGGTTTTAAAGACTGTTCTCCATCACACAGAGCTTCTTCAGGATATGGGTGCATCTCAACTATGATACCATCAGCTCCAGCCGTAATTCCTGCTTTGGCTAAAGGAGCCACTAAACTTCGTTTTCCAGTCCCATGGCTTGGATCTATAATTATTGGTAGATCAGTCATCTCCTTAATCCAAGCTATAGCATTTAAATCTAATGTATTTCTAGTAGCAGTTTCAAAGGTTCTAATTCCTCTTTCACAGAGAATAACCTGAGAGTTACCATGAGCAATAATATATTCTGCTGCTAAGATCCACTCTTTAATTGTTGCTGAGTAGCCTCTTTTTAATAAAATGGGCTTATCTAATCTTCCTAGTTTCTTTAACAGACCATAATTTTGCATATTGCGTGAACCTATCTGTATAATATCAGCATAATTATTAACTAGTTCTATATCATCAGAGTCCATTAATTCCGTTACAACCTTAAGTCCAGTCTCTTCTCTAGCCTCTGCTAATAATTTCAAGCCTTCTTCACCTAGTCCTTGGAAACTGTAAGGGGATGTCCGTGGTTTAAAAGCCCCTCCCCGTAAAATATGACCACCATACTCTTTAACATATCTAGCTGCCTCCAATAGCTGTTCTCTACTCTCTACAGCACAAGGACCAGCCATAATTACTAGCTCATCGCCACCAATTTTAATATCCCCTACCTGCACAACCTTTTGATGCTTCTCCACTTCTACACTACTTAGCATTTTATCCACTCTCCTTTTTAATATTTGTCACTTCTCACTACTCATCTACCAAAATATAAAAAGCCCACCTTGTCATCCCTATATTTAGGACGAAACAAGGCAGGCTTGAATTTCGTGGTACCACCCTAATTGGACTATAATTATAGTCCCACTAGTTTCAATAACGACAGAAATGCCGGTATAACTTACTAAAAGATTCAGCTATACAGCTCCAGAGCGAAATTTCACTTAATGACCTTTAGAGATGCTTACAGCCGGTGACATCTCCTCTCTGTAAAGGCTACCATCAACTTACTTAACTCCTTCATAGCTTTTAACAATATTTTATTTAAAGCATTGCTTAGGTTTCATCTTATTTTTAACAATTGTAACAATTATTTATATTGTTGTCAAGAAAATTTAATATCTTTTATTATATTAAATTGTTAGACTTATTAAATTTTAACATAGTAATTGTCTGGTAATGGGGATATTGCGACACTTTTACTTTTGCAAAACTCCCCTCTTTTGGGTAGAAGAGAGGGGTTGGGGGTGAGTTCGAGCCTTTAAAATATCACAACGCCCCCTGACCCCCTCTTACTCTAAGAGGGGGAACTTAGAGTTCAAAAGTGTCGCATTATCTATCTATTATCTCAATTTATATATCATCAAAAGGTATGATATCATATGACGAATACTTTTAATCTGTGATAAACCCAACTTATTTATTCAGTTACATCTACTATTGATTCATAAATTATCTCTAGCATCTCACTTAATTCCTCTTCTGTACTACATAATGGCGGCATAAAGACTACTACATTACCCAATGGTCTAATAATCATCCCTTTCTCTCTGGCTGCCATACAGACCTTGACCCCTTTTCTCTCTTCCCAAGGGTACTCTTCTTTACTCTCTTTATCTTTAACCAACTCTATCCCTATCATTAGACCTCTTTGACGAATATCTCCTACATGCTTTAATTCTTTAAAAGCCTCTAATTTATCTTGAGCTAGCTTGATTTTATTCTGCATCTTTTCGATTATCTCTTCTTTCTCAAATAAATCTATATTAGCTAAAGATACTGCTGCTGCCAAAGGATTTCCTGTAAAGGAGTGCCCATGAAAGAAGGTCTTCTGGGTAGCATAATCATCATAGAAAGCATAATAAATTTCATCAGTAGTTAAAGTAGCTGAAATAGGTAAGTAACCTCCACTAATTCCTTTGGCTACTGTCATAATATCTGGACTAACCTCTTCATGCTCACAAGCAAACATCTTACCTGTTCTCCCAAAACCTACAGCAACTTCATCAGCTAACATCAAGATATTGTACTTATCACATAACTCTCTAGCTTTACTTAGGTACCCTTTAGGAGCTGTAATCATTCCACCTGCTCCCTGTACTAGTGGCTCAATCACAAAGGCTGCTATCTCTTCATGGCGACTTCTCATCATGTTTTCTAACTCTTTAATACAGCTAAAGTTACATTCGCCCTCTTCTTCACCAAAGCTACAGCGATAACAGTAGGGTGATGGTGCTTTAAGACTATCAAAGAGTAATGGTCGATAAATTTTATGGAAGAGATCAACTCCCCCTACACTGACAGAACCCACTGTATCACCATGATAAGCATTCCTTAAAGTAATAAATTTATCCTTGGATCCATAAACCCCATCAATCTGTTGCCAATATTGAAAAGCCATCTTCAGACCAATTTCTACTGCTGTCGAACCACTATCAGAGTAAAATACCTTATTCAATCCTGCCGGAGTGATCTCAACGAGCTTCTCAGCCAATTCTGTAGCAGGAACATTAGCCAAGCCTAGCATAGTGGTATGGGAAATCTTCTCTAACTGCTCTTTAATGGCATCATTTAACTCCTTCTTCTGATGCCCATGTACATTTAACCAGATAGAAGAGACACCATCATAATAAGAGTTGCCTTCAGTATCATAGAGTTTAATCCCCTCTCCCCGCTCTATAATCAATTGCTCATTCTCTACCCATTCTTTCATCTGGGTAAAAGGCTGCCAGACATACTTCTTATTTTTTTCTAATAACGATAATTCTTCTCTCATACTAACTCCTCCCTTTTCTAGTTATTAATAATCTTCTTTAAACTGTAGATTCCTCTATACTAATCTGTATCTGATTTTTTTGTTCTTAAATTCTTACAACCTTATTTGACACTGATTAAAATCTGATCAAATTCTGATTTGAAACCTTAATAATCTTTTAGCTTTATGATTTAATCCGCTTTTATCACCCCAAGAGTACTTACTCAGTCAACAAAGATCGTTTCCTTCAAAGTGCTGCTTAAATCTGCGTCCAACACTCTTTTCAACTTAAATCCTTTAAACATTTTTAAATAATGACTAAGTTCTGACTTAAACCTTTAATAATTTAATCCCTTTATTCTTTAATCTGTGTTCTTCTGTGTAAGTCTTTGTCTAATATTTCTTTTGACTTTAAGCTTTCAAATTCTAATTATTTCAATTATCAATTGTAGATTATAAACTGTCAATTATCTTCTCTACCTCTACATACTCCTCAAATATCCTAGCCAAATCTACCTTTTCAGAGCCACTCTCTAAACCTTCTATGTAAGGTACTATTCCTAAAATATCTACATTTGCAAGCTCAGCAATCACCTCTGGATTGGTCCGTTCTGCAATTCCTGCTTCTTCCTTCAAACCATTAATAATCACACCTAAGACCTCAATTCCTAATTGGCGAGCCACCTTTACTGTCAAAACTGTATGATTAATCGTACCTAGATTTGGTCGAGCTACAATAATTATCGGCAAATCAAAGCTTTTGACCAAATCTGGTATCAGAAAATTCTTAGCCAGAGGTACCATCAATCCCCCCGCACCTTCAACTATTAAACCTTGGTGTAGTGCTAATAATTCTTGATAAGCTCTATCAACCTTAGTTAAATCAATCTCTATACCTTCAATCTCTGCAGCTACACTAGGTGCTAAAGGTTCTCTTAAACGAATCGGGTTCATCAAATCATAATCTGTATCTAAATCTACAAATCTTAATGCGAATTCCAAATCTGGAGATAATAATCTCCCCTCAGCTTCGATAAAATCTGTTTGAAAGGGCTTCATTAAGCCTATATCATAGCCTCTCTCTCGCAAAGCAGCTAGTAGTCCAGCTGTCACTACCGTCTTACCTACATCAGTATCTGTTCCTGTAACAAAAAAACCTCTATTCATTCTAATCACCACTACTTTCTAATTCATTATCTTATAAGCCCTACTTCTCTCCCCGCTCTAGCAAAGATATCTAAAGCCTCTTCTATATCTTCACTACTATGGCTAGCCATCACTGTAACTCTAATTCGACTCATCCCTCTTGGAACTGTAGGTGGTCTAATTCCTGGTGCTAAGACC of the Orenia metallireducens genome contains:
- the bioA gene encoding adenosylmethionine--8-amino-7-oxononanoate transaminase, which gives rise to MREELSLLEKNKKYVWQPFTQMKEWVENEQLIIERGEGIKLYDTEGNSYYDGVSSIWLNVHGHQKKELNDAIKEQLEKISHTTMLGLANVPATELAEKLVEITPAGLNKVFYSDSGSTAVEIGLKMAFQYWQQIDGVYGSKDKFITLRNAYHGDTVGSVSVGGVDLFHKIYRPLLFDSLKAPSPYCYRCSFGEEEGECNFSCIKELENMMRSRHEEIAAFVIEPLVQGAGGMITAPKGYLSKARELCDKYNILMLADEVAVGFGRTGKMFACEHEEVSPDIMTVAKGISGGYLPISATLTTDEIYYAFYDDYATQKTFFHGHSFTGNPLAAAVSLANIDLFEKEEIIEKMQNKIKLAQDKLEAFKELKHVGDIRQRGLMIGIELVKDKESKEEYPWEERKGVKVCMAAREKGMIIRPLGNVVVFMPPLCSTEEELSEMLEIIYESIVDVTE
- the aroF gene encoding 3-deoxy-7-phosphoheptulonate synthase, giving the protein MLSSVEVEKHQKVVQVGDIKIGGDELVIMAGPCAVESREQLLEAARYVKEYGGHILRGGAFKPRTSPYSFQGLGEEGLKLLAEAREETGLKVVTELMDSDDIELVNNYADIIQIGSRNMQNYGLLKKLGRLDKPILLKRGYSATIKEWILAAEYIIAHGNSQVILCERGIRTFETATRNTLDLNAIAWIKEMTDLPIIIDPSHGTGKRSLVAPLAKAGITAGADGIIVEMHPYPEEALCDGEQSLKPEDFAKMIKELNRVAKAVDKRLVV
- a CDS encoding Na/Pi cotransporter family protein; its protein translation is MSLDMVFSLLGGLGLFIYGMKQMGDGLQKSAGNKLKQLIGLLTTNRIAGLLVGTGVTAIIQSSSATTVMVVGFVNAGLMTLKQSIGVIFGANIGTTITAQLISFKLSHYSLHAIAIGAVLYLFSKNDKLKHLGQVLLGFGILFLGMTIMKDTMKPLRKSEAFVHWMRTFSHSPILGVLVGTVMTVLVQSSSASIGILISLLSVGVLDYHAAVPILLGDNIGTTITAILSSIGTNRNAKRAAAAHTVFNVIGSLVFLIVLYIIPNFTGILENFFTNRALSAGHEVNAVRMIANTHSAFNIINAIIWLPFVGFIVKIVNYIVPGEDNDIKRGLSYLDERMLETPSVAVEQLKREVARMLEISTDMVRDAKEAFLNEDKDLIDAVRKKEEIINELEEELLVFLTKIPQANLSEEDIKTIDMYFIIIDAIESVGDDADSLSKLLIEHLNNKNQFSEDARESIQNIFDISLDILAKTYELIEKENVSLATELIQAEQYVDDLQREYREEHMKRLNQGSCLPGAAIVYLETLEKLEHISDQSADIAHSFIEKR
- the bioD gene encoding dethiobiotin synthase; this translates as MNRGFFVTGTDTDVGKTVVTAGLLAALRERGYDIGLMKPFQTDFIEAEGRLLSPDLEFALRFVDLDTDYDLMNPIRLREPLAPSVAAEIEGIEIDLTKVDRAYQELLALHQGLIVEGAGGLMVPLAKNFLIPDLVKSFDLPIIIVARPNLGTINHTVLTVKVARQLGIEVLGVIINGLKEEAGIAERTNPEVIAELANVDILGIVPYIEGLESGSEKVDLARIFEEYVEVEKIIDSL